The genomic window gccgcttggccACGGGCACATCGTCATCGTGATCTCCCATCTGATTATTTAGTTCCCAGTTCACGAGTAAGCCTAGCACCTGTCTGTCATAAGGCTGTAAGTATATATAACTCACTTTTATAGGGACGATCTCCCTATCTGATTCTGAGATTAAATCGGATTTATTGATTGTTGAAGGATTCCGTATCGGGTTGGACGCCTTCCGGCAACGCGTTGGTCCTATGTGGGATAAacaaagtccattttgcctcttTCAATGATAGTCCAGGTCTAATTTTGGCCACTTAACCATAAAACCAAATTAAGAAGGCTTTCTCAACTATCGAAACCATGTCTCTCTGGATGGTTTAAACGACGATTTTATATATCCTATGGTTGTGTtgagttcacgctaaaattagaagtttggttgaaattgaaacgatgtaatggaaaagttgaaagtttgcgtgtagaaaagttttgatgtgatgaaaaagttgaaagtttgaagaaaaagtttcgaactaaactcggccctaGTGAAACGTCCCCAAGAATTCATCCGGTGTGACGTCTACATAGTGCTTTCGTTCAATTACAATAACTTGGTAAGGAAAACATAAAAACTTAATGAGACGCAACAATTCTACCTGAAATGTCAAGAGATAATGAATCTCTCTAATGCCCACGTCGGttatataaagaaaataaattaaaaatattttagaaccaCGTTCCACTTACCTTCCTTTTCGATAAACGGGAGGGTAAACTGATTTGCTATTGTTTTCTTGTTtaatatgtactcccttcgtccctaaatataaggggtTTTGAtaagatgtgacacatcatagtataatgaatctgtatATGCTTccgtccagattcgttatacttggatatgtcacatccaaccaaaatcccttatatttaaaGAATAGAGACCGATGGAGTTTGATTCAATTGCGCGGCTGACAAGTAAGTATAGATGGTCAAATAGGCCATTGGGCCCGATCACAACCAGACACGGCCTAATCAACACGCTGAGCCGTGCCGTGCCTGTCCATGGGCTATACCAACGGTCTAGGAACAGCCTAATAGGTTCGTGTCGTGCACTCGTGCCAAGCCGAGCCAAAGGCATGACAAGTATGTCGTATTCTTTCTTGGAATAAGTGTAATTTGccctgaaatttttacattttggtccttggCGCCCCGCTCTGCCGAGTCAGCAAGCCCACGTAGGCCCtggtgccacggtggcacggccGCGGCGCCATTGtgggcgccgccatgttggagGACGGCGTCaaccactctggcgccccaaaaggATATTCCCGgtttaagttttttcagggacctatttgtaaaataagtttcaataaggaccaaaatataaaaattccaGGTAATTTGCCGCCCTCGGTCATTTGGATTGCTGTCTGTATGATGGAGTATGATATATGACTGATCATCCATACATTTGGAGAAGTGAAATGTTTACGTTTTGATTTCGGTCTTTTCTAAAGCAAAAGGCAGCCCATATCTTGTGGAGATCAATAGTTTCAGACTACGGAGCAGAAACTGAACAAAAATCAGTTCAGCACTTGAGCTGATCTGATCTGGAGTTGTGTCCCCGTCGACGCCGATACCTTCCTCACCGGCGGTGCCACTCCAATCGTCGCCACGTAGCCGTCGACGGCACATGGCGGATGCCACCGCCGGCCGTCGCGGCGTTGGACACACACAGAGCAACAGCaactgacgccgccgccgcgcgcagtcGATGCATGTTGGGTTGGATGTTTCACCAAATCGCGTTAGACTTGGCCCTCCAATCCACACTGGTGTTCGCTGCCTCCGCGGCCGGTGATAGGACGAGTTCGGCTCCGAACGCCTCAGTGCTGCTCTACTCGCACATGAGGTGTTCGTTCAAATGCTTGCGAGTTGTTCGCCTCTTGTTCTGCTTCTACCTATCACCAGCGAGACGTAGCCGGGACGACGATGCTGGCAGCCGTGGACGCTGTGGCTGACTCTCGCCGGCCGTGAGCCTGTGCAAGCAGCAGGCAGCGGCAACAAGTTCTCGTCGCGAGGCGAGGATGACGTCATCGAGcatgtgggcccacctgtcagcggacATGGGACtgcggccccacctgtcagcgaagGGGAGAACTCCCTTCAAATTGCACCCGCCTTGCCGCCGAGAGCGCCGAGCCGTAACCTTGGCCAACGaacttctctcctccctccgttctcccctCGCCGGTGAGCCAAGAAACCAAGAAcccactcgccgcctccgccgctcgccggacaGAGCGCCAAGAAACCAAGAGCCGCCTCGCCTGACGCCATGGGTGGTCGAAAGAAGCCGGGTTCCAAGAAGATGCCAACCCCTGCTGTGATGCGCATCCGCTCTCCACCTCCAGACCCGCACAGGAGGGCGCGAGCTGCGCCCCGAAGGTGCATCCCTCCATTGGCTTCGGATTCCGAGTCGTCTGCTTCTTCTCCGACGActtctccagccgccgccgcggctgctctGCCTGGCATCGCTCAAGCCCGGCACGAGTTCTTCGCCAAGCACAAGGTGTACCACTACGGAGCGCCTCCGCTGCTCAACGAAACGAGCAGAGGGAGAGCGCGGGAGGATGCCAGAGCGTGCGCGGCGGAGTTCGCCGCCAACCAGCTGACGGCCTTGCCGCTGCGGCGGGGCGAGGACATCTCCGCGGCTTCCTCCTCGCGCCGTCAAGAATCGGTGGCGGAGCGCGCGGGGCGGTGGATGCTCCTGGACTCATCGGCGATCGGTTTCTCGACTCCGGCCACGGCAGCTTGGCTGGTACCGGAATGGACGCACCAGCCGGCGGGGAACGCATTGGAGTACGGCCCATGGAATCCTCCGACGATGACAGCACCTTCTGCTCCAGGTGCGCCCGAGCTCAGCGGGGAGCCGCCAGCGCCACCGCCCTCGTCACgaccgctgtcgccgccgccacctccgccaggTGTCATTCCACCACCGCCGGGCGTGATcccggcgccgccacctgcgTGGTGGAcggagcaccaccaccacccggcgGCGTCTATGCCACCACGAGGACCATAGGTGAGATTTCCTGGTGATGCACCATCGTCCATCGGTTTCCTCGCTGGGTTCTTTTCTTGTGTCAAATTTCTGCATTGTGTTAGTTCCATTCCTGTATGCAATTCTTTGTTCAGTTCTTGCAATAGTTTCCTCCTCTATCGCTAATTTGCTAATCCTAATCGTGCGCTGCTTCCTGCGCACGGGAAAGTAATTCTTAGTAGCATTTTAGCTCAAGATATCCGTTCTGTGTGTTGCCCTAGTAGAGGGAGCAGTTCTTGGTTTCATCTAGGTTGTCAGGTTCTTCACTTCTTGCTCCTCTGAATTTGCTCTGCTCCAGGATGCATTTCTTAGGATGATTCTTGATAACAGCGAACTGTTACTGTTGCTAAAATATGCCTGAAGCTAGTTTTGTGATTTCAGAACAATGACTTGTTAGTTGCATACATGTTCGTTCTCAATCCTGATAAAGAAATTCTGGTTTCATGCACAGATCCTTAGATCAGAAAATTCAGTTGCTCCTTTTGTTGTTTTGTCTTGGTAGTGGTGTTGAGGGTTTAAGCCCAGATCCAGCTCCTTTTCAGTCTAAGAAAAATGGTTTTTGATTTAAGACAACCCTACATGCATTGTATATACTCTAACTAAAATGTCTTATTGTTTTGTGACAACTCATGTACTGATGATATCTTTCTAATGAACTGTTTTTAATAAGACTCTATGCACTTGTCATCAAGGTAAATGCACACATGTTTTGTTGAGAGAAACATTTTTTCTTTGATCCAAAATTTTATTGTCAGAAACTTGTCTGAAAAATAAGTAGGTATTCAGAGTTTGGCTTGTGGTTTTTCAA from Oryza glaberrima chromosome 6, OglaRS2, whole genome shotgun sequence includes these protein-coding regions:
- the LOC127776287 gene encoding formin-like protein 7 — translated: MGGRKKPGSKKMPTPAVMRIRSPPPDPHRRARAAPRRCIPPLASDSESSASSPTTSPAAAAAALPGIAQARHEFFAKHKVYHYGAPPLLNETSRGRAREDARACAAEFAANQLTALPLRRGEDISAASSSRRQESVAERAGRWMLLDSSAIGFSTPATAAWLVPEWTHQPAGNALEYGPWNPPTMTAPSAPGAPELSGEPPAPPPSSRPLSPPPPPPGVIPPPPGVIPAPPPAWWTEHHHHPAASMPPRGP